Proteins from one Arthrobacter sp. DNA4 genomic window:
- a CDS encoding Hpt domain-containing protein codes for MQSQDPGSSGKSPAVDSPPVGVSSPAAPGPAAGAFPSLEAAALLPLIDAAVLEELEDELAGSGLAQRFARDYAAMWDLRLARLGTAVESQDEASALDAVISLKISSAMVGGLRLARLAELLEGLIRKGDFVRGQAMMAGVAQDGARTVSELQSTYILGKG; via the coding sequence ATGCAGAGTCAGGATCCCGGTTCCAGCGGAAAGAGCCCCGCTGTGGACTCCCCGCCGGTCGGGGTCTCGTCGCCTGCAGCCCCCGGCCCGGCCGCAGGGGCGTTCCCTTCACTGGAAGCGGCTGCGCTCTTGCCGCTCATTGATGCAGCGGTGCTGGAGGAGCTTGAGGACGAACTGGCCGGATCAGGGCTGGCCCAACGCTTTGCCCGTGACTACGCCGCCATGTGGGACCTGCGCCTGGCCCGGCTGGGAACAGCCGTGGAGAGCCAGGACGAGGCCTCTGCACTGGATGCCGTCATCAGCCTGAAGATCAGCTCCGCCATGGTGGGCGGACTCCGGTTGGCCAGGCTGGCGGAACTCCTCGAAGGCCTGATCCGGAAGGGCGACTTTGTCCGAGGCCAGGCCATGATGGCCGGCGTGGCCCAGGACGGGGCGCGGACGGTGTCCGAGCTGCAGTCGACCTACATCCTGGGAAAGGGCTGA
- the rplQ gene encoding 50S ribosomal protein L17 encodes MPTPTKGPRLGGGPAHERLMLANLASSLFEHKRITTTVTKAKRLKPYAERLVTFAKRGDLASRRRVLGLISNKGVVHELFTDIAQAVENRDGGYTRITKIGNRKGDNAPMAVIELVLEPVSAKQAVVAEATQAAAKAAPAAEEAPAEEAPAAEEAAATEEAPAAEEAATEEAPAAEAAEAPAAEEKDAK; translated from the coding sequence ATGCCTACCCCCACTAAGGGTCCGCGCCTCGGCGGCGGCCCGGCTCACGAGCGTCTGATGCTCGCGAACCTGGCCTCATCCCTGTTCGAGCACAAGCGGATCACCACCACGGTCACCAAGGCCAAGCGCCTGAAGCCGTACGCAGAGCGCCTGGTGACCTTCGCCAAGCGTGGCGACCTGGCTTCCCGCCGCCGCGTCCTCGGCCTGATCAGCAACAAGGGCGTCGTCCACGAGCTGTTCACCGACATTGCGCAGGCTGTGGAGAACCGCGACGGCGGCTACACCCGCATCACCAAGATCGGCAACCGCAAGGGCGACAACGCTCCCATGGCTGTCATCGAACTGGTCCTCGAGCCGGTTTCCGCCAAGCAGGCCGTCGTAGCCGAGGCTACCCAGGCTGCTGCCAAGGCTGCTCCGGCTGCCGAGGAAGCTCCCGCTGAAGAGGCTCCGGCCGCTGAGGAAGCTGCTGCAACCGAAGAGGCACCCGCCGCTGAAGAAGCTGCAACCGAAGAGGCTCCGGCCGCTGAGGCTGCTGAAGCTCCGGCTGCCGAGGAGAAGGACGCGAAGTAA
- a CDS encoding cell wall metabolism sensor histidine kinase WalK → MAEPLFHRGPGRIFRRLGPRAQVALCQLPLTLVVLVLAGITPFAWPSLLHSPLYGAGLALHGILFLACFLLPWERLPHRPYLLIPVLDFVAIAFLRNGAAPLLPGLAVLVVFPVIWLSASGMLARSSLVLSFLGPFFIMAPSAVGHLPSVNASDLTTVVLFPVMMLAVSLAIRFASVNLRLQQRELAEKDRELRDLLAASREREKLLETVLDATDVGIAAVDRSGHFLVSNSRQRNFRRATGADEAVPGQGHQLIFGQDRRTLLPQDRRPINRAMAGESFADYLVWAGEGPEQRAVSTAARPLVSEDGRFTGAVVVYTDVTGWVESVAANQELISNVSHEFKNPLNSIIGNVDLVLDEADLLPPPLAQRLLVVQRNAERLMDLVADLTASATTTLNVHPKRTDLASLVETSLSSALASAQRSHVEIAADVPSPLWAYADPLRIGQVLDNLVSNAIKYSPGGGRISISATADRQWVRLSVTDTGMGMSHEDAAKVFNRFFRTEAAQQAAIPGAGLGLSITRMIVERHGGSIMCESGEGQGSTFTVTLPAEGPPPAF, encoded by the coding sequence ATGGCTGAGCCATTGTTCCACCGGGGGCCCGGCCGGATCTTCCGCCGGCTGGGGCCCCGCGCCCAGGTGGCGTTGTGCCAGCTCCCCCTGACCCTCGTAGTGCTGGTCCTTGCGGGGATCACCCCGTTCGCGTGGCCCTCCCTCCTGCACAGTCCGTTATACGGCGCAGGCCTGGCCCTCCACGGCATCCTGTTCCTTGCCTGCTTCCTGTTGCCCTGGGAGCGGTTGCCGCACAGGCCGTACCTGCTGATCCCGGTGCTGGACTTTGTGGCGATCGCCTTCCTGCGCAATGGCGCGGCACCCCTCCTGCCGGGCCTGGCCGTCCTGGTGGTCTTTCCGGTCATCTGGCTCTCCGCGTCCGGAATGCTGGCACGGAGCAGCCTGGTGCTCAGCTTCCTGGGACCGTTCTTCATCATGGCCCCCTCAGCCGTAGGCCACCTGCCCTCCGTCAACGCATCGGATCTCACCACGGTGGTCCTCTTCCCCGTGATGATGCTTGCTGTTTCGCTGGCCATCCGCTTCGCGAGCGTCAACCTGCGGCTGCAGCAGCGTGAACTGGCGGAGAAGGACCGCGAACTCCGGGACCTGCTGGCGGCAAGCCGGGAACGGGAAAAGCTGCTCGAAACCGTCCTGGACGCCACCGACGTCGGTATTGCCGCCGTCGACCGTTCCGGCCACTTCCTGGTGTCCAACAGCCGCCAGCGCAACTTCCGCCGCGCCACAGGCGCTGACGAGGCCGTCCCCGGCCAGGGGCACCAGCTCATCTTCGGCCAGGACCGTCGCACCTTGCTTCCACAGGACCGCAGGCCCATCAACCGGGCCATGGCCGGGGAATCCTTCGCCGACTACCTGGTCTGGGCCGGTGAAGGGCCGGAGCAGCGCGCCGTCTCCACGGCAGCACGTCCGCTTGTCAGCGAGGATGGCCGGTTCACCGGGGCGGTGGTGGTCTACACCGATGTGACCGGCTGGGTGGAGTCCGTGGCCGCGAACCAGGAACTGATCTCCAACGTCTCGCACGAGTTCAAGAACCCGCTGAACTCGATCATTGGCAACGTGGACCTGGTCCTGGATGAAGCGGACCTGCTGCCGCCGCCCCTGGCACAGCGGCTCCTGGTGGTCCAGCGGAACGCGGAGCGGCTGATGGATCTGGTGGCCGACCTGACGGCCTCCGCCACCACCACTTTGAATGTCCACCCCAAACGGACCGACCTGGCCAGCCTGGTGGAGACCAGCCTGAGTTCGGCTCTCGCCTCGGCACAGCGGTCCCACGTGGAGATCGCCGCCGATGTCCCCTCGCCCCTCTGGGCCTACGCCGACCCGCTCAGGATCGGGCAGGTCCTGGACAACCTGGTGTCCAACGCCATCAAGTACTCCCCCGGCGGCGGCAGGATCAGCATCAGCGCCACCGCGGACAGGCAGTGGGTGCGGCTGAGCGTCACGGACACCGGGATGGGCATGTCGCACGAAGATGCGGCAAAGGTTTTCAACCGCTTCTTCCGGACGGAAGCCGCCCAACAGGCGGCCATCCCCGGGGCGGGGCTCGGCCTGTCCATCACGCGGATGATCGTGGAGCGGCACGGCGGCAGCATCATGTGCGAGAGCGGCGAGGGCCAGGGCAGCACTTTTACGGTGACGCTCCCCGCGGAGGGCCCGCCTCCGGCGTTCTAG
- a CDS encoding tRNA pseudouridine(38-40) synthase TruA — protein sequence MNHQKPAAPVPGGGGFLRIRLDLSYDGGPFSGWALQPGLRTVQGVLEEAIELLVRRQVRVTVAGRTDAGVHARGQVVHLDLTEAEWLGLPRGHELDPAVAMLRRLRGALNRALGDLHGAVEVHDISPAPAGFDARFSALWRRYSYRIADGPALWDPLERYFTLWHKNPLDVDLLNEGASRLLGLQNFLSFCKPREGATTIRELQRFEFRRGEDGVIVATVQADAFCHNMVRALIGSALYVGEGVEEPGWLYERLLLQKRDAKSVLAAPHPLVLEEVAYPSDSELLTRAEQTRAVREH from the coding sequence GTGAACCACCAAAAACCCGCGGCCCCCGTTCCAGGGGGCGGCGGGTTTTTGCGTATCCGGCTTGATCTTTCGTACGACGGCGGCCCGTTCAGCGGGTGGGCGCTGCAGCCGGGGCTGCGGACCGTCCAGGGCGTCCTGGAGGAAGCGATCGAGCTCCTGGTCCGGCGCCAGGTACGGGTCACCGTCGCGGGGCGCACCGACGCCGGCGTGCACGCCCGCGGCCAGGTGGTCCACCTTGACCTCACCGAAGCCGAGTGGCTGGGGCTGCCGCGCGGGCACGAACTCGATCCCGCCGTCGCCATGTTGCGCCGCCTCCGCGGCGCCCTGAACCGCGCCCTCGGCGACCTGCACGGGGCGGTGGAAGTCCACGACATCTCGCCGGCACCCGCCGGCTTTGACGCCCGCTTCTCGGCGCTGTGGCGGCGGTACAGCTACCGGATCGCGGACGGGCCCGCCCTCTGGGATCCGCTGGAGCGGTACTTCACCCTGTGGCACAAGAACCCGCTGGACGTGGACCTGCTCAACGAGGGCGCCTCCCGGCTGCTGGGCCTGCAGAACTTCCTGTCCTTCTGCAAGCCGCGCGAAGGGGCCACCACCATCCGGGAGCTGCAGCGCTTTGAGTTCCGGCGCGGCGAGGACGGCGTCATCGTGGCAACCGTCCAGGCCGACGCGTTCTGCCACAACATGGTGCGCGCGCTGATCGGATCCGCCCTGTACGTGGGGGAGGGCGTGGAGGAACCCGGCTGGCTGTACGAACGGCTGCTGCTGCAGAAGCGGGATGCCAAGTCTGTCCTCGCAGCCCCGCATCCCCTGGTGCTGGAGGAAGTGGCATACCCTTCCGACAGCGAGCTGCTGACCCGCGCCGAACAAACCAGGGCCGTCCGCGAGCACTGA
- a CDS encoding response regulator transcription factor, with protein sequence MDDLGVAVVIEDDADVRNLLEGVLTQAGFEVHTAVDGRAGVEVVRSKQANVVTLDIGLPDIDGFEVLRRIRNFSNAYVVMLTGRTEEPDLLSALNTGADDYIAKPFRPRELRARVAAMMRRPRHEITGEAPASLGQAPVPAMHGDSSVLRHNGLLLNHRTRTVEVKGEPLGLTRSEFDLLHVLLKGGGAVCTRADLVRAVRGDFYDRDTYISEADERAVEVHVGNLRRKLKEDQLSPRWLQTVRGVGYRLAPRRPDDA encoded by the coding sequence ATGGACGATCTTGGTGTAGCTGTAGTAATCGAAGATGATGCGGATGTACGCAACCTCCTTGAAGGCGTACTGACCCAGGCGGGCTTCGAAGTGCATACAGCTGTAGATGGGCGGGCCGGGGTTGAGGTGGTCCGTAGCAAGCAGGCCAACGTTGTAACGCTGGATATCGGCCTGCCGGATATTGACGGTTTCGAGGTTTTACGGCGAATCCGGAATTTCAGTAATGCCTATGTGGTGATGCTGACGGGACGGACGGAGGAACCGGACCTGCTCTCTGCACTGAACACAGGCGCGGACGATTACATCGCCAAGCCCTTCAGGCCAAGGGAACTCCGGGCGCGGGTCGCGGCAATGATGCGCAGGCCCCGGCATGAGATAACCGGGGAGGCGCCGGCCAGCTTGGGACAGGCACCCGTTCCTGCCATGCACGGTGACTCCAGCGTATTGCGGCACAACGGCCTCCTGCTGAACCACCGGACACGCACCGTGGAGGTCAAGGGCGAGCCGCTGGGACTGACCCGCAGTGAATTCGACCTGCTGCATGTGCTGCTGAAAGGCGGCGGGGCCGTGTGCACCAGGGCTGACCTGGTGAGGGCGGTGCGGGGCGATTTCTATGACCGGGACACGTACATCAGCGAGGCTGACGAACGGGCGGTGGAGGTCCACGTGGGAAACCTGCGGCGCAAGCTCAAGGAGGACCAGCTGTCACCGCGCTGGCTGCAGACGGTCCGAGGGGTGGGGTACCGGTTGGCTCCCCGCCGCCCCGATGACGCCTAA
- a CDS encoding DNA-directed RNA polymerase subunit alpha: MLIAQRPTLSEEVVSENRSRFIIEPLEPGFGYTLGNSLRRTLLSSIPGAAVTSIRIDGVLHEFTTVPGVKEDVTEIILNIKSLSVSSEHDEPVVAYLRKQGPGVVTAADIAPPAGVEFHNPDLHIATLNSKGKFELELTIERGRGYVSAAQNKSGDAEIGRIPVDSIYSPVLKVTFRVEATRVEQRTDFDKLIVDVETKQAIAPRDAVASAGTTLVELFGLARELNTAAEGIEIGPSPTDAALAADMALPIEDLDLTVRSYNCLKREGIHTVGELVARSEADLMDIRNFGAKSIDEVKAKLVELGLSLKDSPPGFDLAARAAAIEEDDAAFGDDEL, encoded by the coding sequence GTGCTCATTGCACAGCGCCCCACCCTCTCCGAAGAGGTAGTCTCCGAAAACCGTTCGCGTTTCATCATTGAACCGCTGGAACCGGGCTTCGGCTACACCCTCGGAAACTCCCTCCGCCGTACCCTGCTCTCCTCCATCCCCGGTGCTGCCGTAACCAGCATCCGGATCGATGGTGTGCTGCACGAGTTCACCACGGTTCCGGGTGTCAAGGAAGATGTCACCGAGATCATCCTTAACATCAAGAGCCTGTCGGTTTCCTCCGAGCACGACGAGCCCGTCGTGGCTTACCTGCGCAAGCAGGGCCCCGGAGTCGTCACCGCCGCGGACATCGCTCCGCCGGCCGGCGTCGAATTCCACAACCCGGATCTGCACATTGCCACGCTGAACTCGAAGGGCAAGTTCGAACTCGAACTGACCATCGAGCGCGGCCGCGGCTACGTTTCGGCAGCTCAGAACAAGTCCGGCGATGCAGAGATCGGCCGTATCCCGGTTGACTCCATCTACTCGCCGGTGCTTAAGGTTACTTTCCGCGTGGAAGCAACCCGTGTTGAGCAGCGCACCGACTTCGACAAGCTGATTGTCGACGTCGAGACCAAGCAGGCCATCGCCCCGCGCGATGCCGTTGCTTCCGCAGGCACCACCCTGGTGGAACTGTTCGGTCTGGCCCGTGAGCTGAACACCGCAGCTGAAGGTATCGAGATCGGCCCGTCGCCCACCGACGCTGCCCTGGCAGCCGACATGGCACTGCCGATCGAGGATCTGGACCTCACCGTCCGTTCCTACAACTGCCTCAAGCGTGAGGGCATCCACACCGTGGGTGAACTCGTTGCCCGCTCCGAGGCTGACCTGATGGACATCCGCAACTTCGGTGCCAAGTCCATTGACGAGGTCAAGGCAAAGCTGGTTGAACTGGGCCTGTCCCTCAAGGACTCGCCTCCCGGTTTTGACCTCGCAGCACGCGCCGCAGCAATCGAAGAGGACGACGCCGCCTTCGGCGACGACGAACTCTAA